One region of Manduca sexta isolate Smith_Timp_Sample1 chromosome 25, JHU_Msex_v1.0, whole genome shotgun sequence genomic DNA includes:
- the LOC115446577 gene encoding ATP synthase subunit g, mitochondrial has product MAGAVAKVPSLINTALANARPKFNIFMKYAKVEMAPPKLSEIPQIRAGIGKLLSSAKSGAWKDQTVKQATLNVLVGAEVLFWFYIGECIGKRHLVGYKV; this is encoded by the exons ATGGCCGGTGCAGTCGCTAAAGTGCCGTCTTTAATCAACA CGGCTCTCGCTAACGCCAGGCCGAAATTCAACATCTTCATGAAATACGCCAAAGTGGAGATGGCCCCACCTAAGCTGAGTGAAATTCCTCAGATCAGGGCAGGTATTGGCAAGTTGTTGTCAAGTGCCAAGTCTGGAGCATGGAAGGACCAGACAGTGAAGCAGGCCACGTTAAATGTGCTTGTCGGAGCTGAAGTTCTTTTCTGGTTCTACATTGGAGAATGCATCGGCAAACGCCACCTTGTTGGCtacaaagtttaa
- the LOC115446576 gene encoding 28S ribosomal protein S29, mitochondrial codes for MLSRNWRHLCRRYSQAVTFRTTEASPSQHNENQIGLFYTMEEAQCKQLFGSGGLPKSFMKQTKTFTETAIMVRQPALDLINCIKASDMNQPAIRYVLYGEKGVGKSLTIAHLLHYAHENGYLIAHVPWVSEWLRRTPRHKEMANSQSREGFVDLPLDAAAWLLHFKNQNQAMLKNNELKTSKEYVWSKREMTEAGSSLAALVEHGINRVKYACDVIDALVNEIKILSDSKVCKTFVAIDGFNSFFYPMTRLKTPTKKQVRPEEVTLTTSFLEITKNDWSNGVIVVTADQLAVPEEHQESYLPRYLLFKKGFEHLDPFVPIEVGRYTDKEFLTCANYYRDRLWLRGPTEIETELKFTSACNPYNFMIQCAPL; via the exons atgttatctcGTAATTGGAGGCACTTATGTCGCAGATACTCACAAGCAGTTACATTCAGAACTACAGAGGCCTCTCCT tCACAACACAATGAAAATCAAATAGGTTTATTTTACACAATGGAAGAAGCCCAGTGTAAACAGCTTTTCGGCTCAGGTGGTCTCCCAAAGAGTTTCATGAAGCAGACCAAAACATTCACAGAGACAGCTATTATGGTGCGTCAACCTGCACTAGACCTGATAAATTGCATCAAGGCCTCAGATATGAATCAACCAGCTATCAGATATGTGCTTT ATGGTGAAAAAGGTGTAGGTAAATCACTGACTATAGCACATCTATTGCATTATGCCCACGAAAATGGTTACCTTATTGCACATGTGCCATGGG TTTCAGAGTGGTTAAGAAGAACACCTCGGCACAAAGAGATGGCCAACTCGCAATCGCGTGAAGGCTTTGTTGATCTGCCACTAGATGCTGCAGCCTGGTTGTTGCATTTCAAGAATCAGAACCAGGCTatgcttaaaaataatgaa TTGAAAACATCCAAGGAGTATGTATGGAGCAAGCGAGAGATGACAGAAGCTGGGTCATCGCTGGCGGCGCTCGTAGAACACGGCATAAACAGAGTCAAGTAtgcgtgtgacgtcatcgacgCGCTCGTCAACGAAATCAAGATACTCTCAGATAGTAAAGT ATGTAAAACTTTTGTGGCGATTGATGGCTTCAACAGCTTCTTTTACCCAATGACGCGACTCAAGACGCCAACCAAGAAACAAGTGAGGCCTGAGGAAGTCACACTTACCACATCTTTCCTAGAAATTACTAAAAATGATTGG tCTAATGGCGTAATAGTGGTGACTGCAGACCAGCTTGCTGTACCTGAAGAGCACCAAGAAAGCTACCTGccaagatatttattattcaaaaag GGCTTTGAACATTTAGACCCATTTGTACCAATAGAAGTGGGGAGGTACACTGATAAGGAGTTCCTGACGTGTGCCAACTACTACAGAGACAGGCTGTGGCTGCGAGGCCCTACAGAAATAGAAACAGAGTTAAAGTTCACCAGTGCATGCAATCCCTACAACTTTATGATACAGTGTGCACCATTGTAA
- the LOC115446578 gene encoding unconventional prefoldin RPB5 interactor-like protein yields MSFLTDIYNKSIQENERNLRFWEDYLQELKSMDFGAYSDKLRVPVLVPIGSRICFRGDIKHTNEVTVSLGADYFAKCSIKQAEVLRQHRIKNAQNKVDLYLKEKDYLENQVSLSKQSLFEQEGQEIVEVYTEEEDEAWRKKHKENMRKYKQASKNDEQKDVTDEELWQRLEELELQEELENELQEMNNNEDLDSSGSNESFIIKEDEEIIAKQTERDNKLLSSIDNKSSDLINRTIERNRELSIGAPSQTSKLDLLQQVIDRQNELENRLLELKNRERSQTKTERDLFSRLDEIDQLGDIEDEMDRLDDVLENEDMQELEDQKTFQATTVKRQVTFADDDDSETLELTFKHSDVQPDKSHYDPAKGIQKPSDIFEAFPNSFSGSTSILKKSKYEINESLETKIAKPVSNKKNTMQESQKQNIEPEELENQDPNETIVIKDVIERLGQTGNKLENEARPTSLFKKKRMQKK; encoded by the exons atgaGTTTCCTTACGGACATCTATAATAAG AGCATTCAAGAAAATGAACGAAATTTGCGTTTTTGGGAAGATTACCTACAGGAATTAAAGTCAATGGATTTCGGTGCATATTCTGACAAATTAAGAGTGCCTGTGCTGGTTCCCATTGGCAGTCGGATATGTTTTAGAGGTGATATTAAACACACAAACGAAGTGACTGTTTCACTGGGCGCCGACTACTTCGCCAAGTGTTCTATAAAGCAAGCTGAAGTGTTGAGACAACATAGAATAAAAA ATGCTCAAAATAAAGTTGATTTATACCTTAAAGAAAAAGATTATTTGGAAAATCAAGTTTCTTTGAGTAAgcaaagtttgtttgaacaagAAGGACAGGAGATTGTTGAAGTTTATACAGAAGAAGAAGATGAAGCTTGGAGGaaaaaacacaaagaaaatatGAGAAAGTACAAACAAGCAAGCAAGAATGATGAGCAAAAAGATGTAACAGATGAAGAGCTTTGGCAAAGACTTGAAGAACTTGAACTTCAAGAAGAATTAGAGAATGAGTTGCAAGAGATGAATAACAATGAAGATTTAGATAGTAGTGGTAGTAATGAATCCTTTATTATCAAAGAAGATGAAGAAATTATAGCTAAACAAACAGAAAGAGACAATAAACTACTATCTTCAATAGACAACAAATCAAGTGATCTAATAAATAGAACTATAGAGCGAAATCGGGAATTATCTATTGGGGCTCCATCTCAAACAtcaaaattagatttattacaACAGGTAATAGATAGGCAAAATGAATTGGAGAATAGATTACTTGAGTTGAAAAACAGAGAGAGGAGTCAAACTAAAACAGAAAGAGACTTATTTTCTAGACTAGATGAAATTGATCAGCTTGGGGACATTGAAGATGAAATGGACAG GCTAGATGATGTACTTGAAAATGAAGATATGCAGGAATTAGAGGACCAAAAGACTTTTCAGGCCACCACAGTGAAGCGACAAGTTACATTTGCAGATGATGATGACAGTGAAACATTGGAGCTGACATTTAAACACTCCGATGTACAACCAGATAAATCTCATTATGATCCAGCCAAGGGCATACAAAAGCCCAGTGATATATTTGAAGCTTTTCCTAATTCTTTTAGTGGTTCAACATCTATTTTGAAAAAGtccaaatatgaaattaatgaaagttTAGAGACAAAGATAGCTAAgccagtttcaaataaaaaaaatactatgcaAGAAAgccaaaaacaaaacatagaaCCAGAAGAGTTAGAAAATCAAGATCCCAATGAGACTATTGTTATTAAAGATGTCATAGAGAGATTAGGTCAAACTGGAAACAAATTGGAAAATGAAGCTAGACCCACTAGTCTCTTTAAGAAAAAAAGAATGCAAaagaaatga